In one window of Lynx canadensis isolate LIC74 chromosome A3, mLynCan4.pri.v2, whole genome shotgun sequence DNA:
- the LOC115510193 gene encoding uncharacterized protein LOC115510193, whose translation MLLFWGSLLCWGLLPQAQGEARHQILLRISKDQLKTDISDLFSEHHILDRVAGIPVTGAAGEGVTILDHLPFVREGLSKKSSGLDLSLVGDLLSGKRLPLLEKLLQVGGLVIEDAVGPEITLQILSDSLLQVTLRTKLYLSLQQILRLKVIKNIRIGIRLEQMGNETKVAFEECHTPPGYLSIKVLEQMDPLLANGALELVTSTLDKALPFLLQKIVCPLATTLLNSLLEDMLHLTLPPTISSPEDFQYYVTTTEFTEEAILMKVQLVTPCSPGQRPRRPDHLTPQPLPKLAQGSMADLAFGLEVYNDILSCLYTSKEIHVDPQDSKAADLIALLSLRKLELEPKTSKQSRGSVRLTISTPDPPTVHIDGHTATVTQPGSLVLLGTSNTSSVSLSWNLLSKAVFSSRNQELKLQFTPSSTTVTLGPYPAGLAKQEKRMEAFLLELLNRVFLPHHNELLREQDLPLPNVKGISFDQAQVEPSKGYVLLTVPDE comes from the exons ACATTTCAGACCTGTTCTCGGAGCACCACATCTTGGACCGCGTGGCCGGGATTCCTGTGACGGGGGCTGCAGGTGAAGGCGTCACCATCCTGGACCACCTGCCCTTTGTAAGAGAAGGCCTCTCCAAGAAGAGCAGTGGGCTTGATCTGTCACTGGTCGGGGACCTGCTCTCGGGGAAGCGCCTCCCACTGCTGGAGAAGCTGCTCCAGGTGGGCGG GTTGGTCATAGAAGATGCCGTAGGACCAGAGATCACCCTGCAAATCCTGAGCGACAGCCTGCTGCAGGTCACGTTGCGAACCAAACTGTACCTCTCGCTCCAGCA GATACTGCGGCTCAAAGTCATCAAGAACATCCGCATTGGGATACGGCTAGAACAGATGGGGAACGAGACCAAGGTGGCCTTCGAGGAGTGCCACACCCCACCAGGATACCTCAGCATCAAGGTTCTGGAGCA AATGGACCCCCTCCTGGCGAACGGAGCTCTGGAGTTGGTGACGAGTACCCTAGATAAGGCACTGCCCTTCCTCCTACAGAAGATA GTGTGCCCCTTGGCCACGACCCTGCTCAACTCACTGCTGGAAGACATGCTACACCTCACTCTGC CCCCGACCATCTCAAGCCCagaagacttccagtactatgtcaCCACCACGGAGTTCACGGAGGAGGCCATCCTGATGAAAGTCCAG CTTGTGACGCCCTGCAGCCCAGGCCAGAGACCCCGAAGGCCTGACCACCTGACCCCCCAACCCCTTCCAAAATTAGCCCAAGGCAGCATGGCAGACCTCGCTTTTGGGCTAGAAGTCTACAATGACATCCTGTCCTGCCTCTACACCAGCAAGGAGATCCACGTGGACCCCCAGGACTCCAAA GCTGCCGACCTCATTGCACTGTTGTCACTGAGAAAACTGGAACTGGAGCCCAAG ACTTCCAAGCAGTCCAGAGGAAGTGTGAGACTGACCATCAGTACCCCCGACCCTCCCACCGTCCACATTGACGGCCACACAGCCACCGTCACCCAGCCGGGCTCGCTGGTCCTGCTGGGGACCAGCAACACCTCCTCTGTCTCACTTTCCTGG AATCTCCTTTCAAAGGCTGTGTTTTCCTCGAGAAATCAGGAATTAAAACTCCAGTTCACTCCAAGCAG CACCACAGTCACCCTGGGCCCTTATCCCGCTGGCCTTGCAAAGCAG GAAAAACGTATGGAGGCCTTTCTCTTAGAGCTTCTGAACAGGGTATTTTTGCCCCATCACAACG AGCTGCTCAGAGAACAAGACCTCCCGCTGCCCAACGTCAAGGGCATCTCCTTCGACCAGGCCCAAGTGGAGCCCTCCAAG GGTTATGTGCTGCTGACTGTTCCAGACGAATAG